DNA sequence from the Cronobacter turicensis z3032 genome:
CACCGTGGCGCGCGACACCGCGGCAAAGCGGCGGAACAGCCGCTGTTTGACTTTATCCGAGAGCGGCACGGCGTTCAGCACTACCGCCACCAGCCGCGAGCCATCCTTCAGCAGGAAAAACAGCAGATAAAGCATGATGCCGAAGCCTATCACCACGCTGAACGTGTTGCGGCTGATAAGGAAAATACTGCCCGCCACATACTGGCTTCCCTTGAGCGCGACGCCGGAGATCTTCTTCTGAATGGCGGCGGCGCTGTCGAGATGGTTTTCCGCCAGCATCTGTTGCGCCCAGTCCGGCAGAATACGCACGCCATCCGCGAGCAGGGTCGGGAACGTGGTGTCATTGGCCTGCAAATCGGTGTACAGCGTATTGAACTCCCTGACCAGCGACGAGGCGACCACCGCCAGCGGCACAAACACCAGCACGCAGATAAGCACCACGGTTAAGAGCGAGGCAATATTGTTACGCCCGTTCATCATGTGGCAAAGGCGGCGCTTTACCGGGTAGAAGATCACGGCCAGGATAACCGCCCACAACACGGCGGAAAGATAGGGTTTTACAAGATTGAAAAACAGGATCGAAACGATAAACAGGATCAGGATAAAAAAGGCCCTGGACATCTCTTTCGAGTTCATGGTGCGTCCTTATTGTCATTAAAAGCAGCCGGATACTACAACGTCGCGGCATCCGCTTCATCCCGGAGGGTCTTACAACCGTAGCTGAATAGTGAAGGGTTTGTCGAAGGCGAGGAGGCGGGGGCCAGGAAAAGGCCCCCGGCAGGATCAGGTAACCGGCCACTGCGTCAGACGGATGCCGCGCTGCGGCGCGTTCTGCGCGAAGTCGCTCAGGACGGCTTTGACATCCGGATCGAAGTAGTCGGCGTTGTCATGCTCGGCAATCACCACACTCTTCTCCGGAATTTTATCCAGCAGCGCCTGTAAGCGCGGGTTATGCATAAACGTCAGGTTCTGGTGGATGCGCAGCACATAGTGATCGTCATAGCGCGCCAGCTGCAGCGCGTTGCGATGGCTGTGCCACAGGCTCAGCGCTATCTGAGCCACAAGGCCGATCCCGATACCGGCGAGCATGCCGAAGGCGATAATCCCGATAATGGTCGCGAGAAACGGCACGTATTGCTGGGCGCCTGCGCGGAACTGCTCCACGAACAGGTGCGGCGTGGCGAGTTTATAGCCGGTGTAGAGCAATACCGCCGCCAGGCTCGCCAGGGGAATAGTCATCAACACCTCGCGAAACCACAGCACGCAGATGAGCAGCAGCGCGCCGTGGATAAAAATCGACAGTTTGGTCTGCGCGCCGGTGCTGACGTTCACGGAACTCCTGACAATCACCGCCGTGATGGGCATCGCGCCCACGAGACCGGCCAGCAGATTACCCGCGCCCTGCGCCAGCATTTCGCGGTTTGGCGACGGCGGCGGGTTTTGCGGGCGCAGCTTTTTCAGCGCCTCCTGGCTCAGCAGCGTTTCCAGGCTCGCCACCAGCGCCAGCGTGACGGCCACCACATACACCGACGGATTGGTAAAGGCCTGCCAGGCAGGCGTCTCCAGCTCAGAGACCAGCGCGCCCAGGCTTGCGAACGCCGGCAGCGTGATAAGCGGCAGGCGTTCAAGCAGCGCGGGCGAGGTGTAGCTTAGCGCGAGGGTCGTGACGCAGCCCACCAGCACCGCCACCAGCGGGCCGGGGATCCACGCGAGGCTTTTCACGCGCCGGAGGGTGGACGAGCCCCAGAGCGCCATGAGCAGCAGCCCGGCGGCCGCCACCGCGATAGAAACTGGCGAGAACGTGAAGCCATCGCTAAACACCGCCATCAGGCTGTTTTCATCCGCCGCGCCGAGCGCCACCGGGATCTGCTGCATGATCAGCAGCAGGCCGATCGCCGCCAGCATGCCTTTAATCACGCTGCCGGGCACCAGGGCAATAAACCGCCCGGCGCGGATAAGCCCGAATACGATTTGCAGTACGCCCGCCAGCACCAGTGCCAGTAAAAACGCGGAAAACGAGCCGAGCGTTTCAATCGAGGCCACCACAATCGTCACCAGGCCCGCGGCCGGGCCGCTGACCGCGAAGCGCGATGGGCTCAGCGCCGTCACCAAAAGCCCGCCGATAATGCCCGTCAGCAGGCCGACAAAGGGCGGCAGGCCGCTCGCCTGGGCGATGCCAAGGCAGAGCGGCAGGGCCACGAGAAAGACAACCACCCCCGCCAGGCTGTCCTGGCGCAGCGTATTCATGTTCATACGGCTTCCTCCCCGGTTTGTTCCGTCAGCATTTCAAGATGGCCGGACGCCAGGTCGTAGACGCAGCCGTAAACATTCAGCTCCTGGCCGCTGCGCCAGATATTGCGCACCGTGCGGGTCTGCACCAGGCGGTTAAACTGCGCGATGACGTTGGCTTCCACCAGTTGATTAAGGGTTTGCGCATCCGGCGGCGATGCGTCGCGCCCGGCGATGTGCTCTGAGAGCGCCTCGCGCAGGTGGCTGATGCGCCGGGCAAGCGACGAGGACTCCTGCGCGAGGGACATCTGCGGCAGCGTCAGCGCCGCCTGCACGCCGCCGCAACCGTAATGGCCGCACACCACAATGCGTTTTACCTTGAGGTAATGGAGCGCGTATTGCAGCACGCTCATGAAATTGTCGTCGTCGGGGTCAATCATATTGGCGATATTACGATGCACGAACAGCTCGCCAGGGTGCGAGCCGGTCAGCACTTCAGCCGGGACGCGGCTGTCGGAGCAGCCAATCCAGAGCGAGTGCGGCTGCTGCTGGTCGAGGTGTTTGCCAAAGTAATCCGGGTCCCGTTGAAGACGCTGTTGCGCCCAGCTACGGTTTTTGGCCAGAAGAGGTTTTAATGTGGTCAAAATGCTGTCTCCATGAGGATCCAACGAGCCGAATATTGACTGCCGGTAATGGCATTCTCCGTGGACTCGTTACGACGAAATTAATAAGTAGCACTCTTCAGTGATATTTATGTCTCAGGAAAATCCTATAAGAGAAATTAAAGTTTAAAGGTTTATCAGCTTTGTAAAGTTTTAAAAGTTATGGGTAAGTAAATGCGAGTGGCGATAATAGAAACAGGAAAGTCATCAGGAATGAAATAATTAGCGTGATGATAATCATCTCAGATAAGCTATTGTTATTTTGTGGTTAATTCAGCAGGTGATTAAATTCATTTGCCAATAATACTACGCAACAATATAGTCACGCAGGGTTTTACGTATTGGGTTAATTCGTTTTCCTGATAATAAGCGTTACTTATGTTTTAGGTGTAAGGGAAATTGGCAATCTCTTTTCTGGCGGCCTCTCCATCAGGCAGCTCACCATTGCCTGGCCGTGTATTGTGGCGAATACTCATTCCTTCACGTCAGCAACCGCCGCGGCTGTAAATACGCCTGTGTAATGGCGAGCGTAACCCAGGCCTGGCAAGGAGAACATCATGATCGGTGAGCTGACCTGGCGCACCAGCGCCGGTTTTCTGGAGGATTTCCTGAACGGCGATGTGATAGCCAGTAATGACGGCATGCCTGAGAGCGGCGCCAGCCTGGTGCAGCTCATCCGGCGCGAGCGCGACAACCCCGGCGTGACCGTGCCAGCCGTGGCGGAGCCGCTGCTGGTATGGATCGTCTCCGGCCAGGCGCAGGTCAGTGAACGCGAAGGCGCGGGGGAATGGGAAACGCGTCTCGCGCGGCCCGGCACGTTTTATCTCACCGCCACCACGACGCCTTACGATATGCGCTGGACGCTGGCGGAGGGCAAGCCTTTTACCGTTATGCATATTTACCTGGCGCTGACGCTGCTGGATGACGCTTTCCGGCTGTGCCACGGCATTGCGTATGCGCAGGGGGAGATTGACGATGTCGCCGCCGATGCCGACCCGCATCTGGATAAGCTGCTCGGCTGGTGCTGGCAGGAGGTTGCACACCCGCAAAAAGGCAGCGGCGCGATACTTGCGGGCGCGTTAAAAAGCCTGGCGGTGTATCTCGTCAGGCATTACGGCAGAGCGCGGGGAGAGCGCGGCACGGCGCGCCCTCATGCGCTGCCCGCCTGGAAATTGCAGAAGGTGAAACAACATTTGCAGGCGAATCTCGCCGCGCCGTTTCATCTGCCGACGCTCGCGCAGATGTGCGGCATGAGCAGCTGGCACTTGTCGCGGCAGTTTAAACAGGCGACCGGGATGTCGCCGTCGGAGTGGTTTATTCACCAGCGTATTCAGCGGGCGTGCCGTCTGCTGCGGGAAACGTCGCTCCCGGTGATTGATATCGCCTGCGAGGTGGGGTACGCCAGCCACAGCCACTTTTCACAGGTGTTCCGAAGGAAAACCGGAATGCAGCCGGCGGCGTACCGCCGGCGTTAGCCCTCAACTGACCGGCACCGTCATGCCGCCGTCCGCCATCACCACCGCGCCGACGATAAAGCTCGCGCGCTCCGACGCCAGAAAGGCGGCCACTTCGGCTATCTCATGCGGTTCGGCGGCCCGCCCGATGGGCGCGCTCTGGCCGTGCCCCGCCAGGAATTCGCGCCCGTCCTCCCGAAAGTGATTGAGGATATTGGTAACGACATCGCCCGCGCCGACGGCGTTAACGCGAATGCCGTGCGGGATGCCCTCAAGCGCGGCGGTGCGGGTGAGCTGGGCCAGCGCGCCTTTCGAGGCGGCATACGCGGCGATGCCCGGAAACGTAAAGTAAGACGCATAAGAGGCGATGTTGACGATGGCCCCGCGGCCCTGCGTGGTCATCTGCTTCATCGCCTCGCGGGTATGTAAAAACGCGCCCGTGACGTTCGTCGCCATCTGCCACTCCCACTCCTCGCGGCTCATCGCCTCGATGGGCTTGTACAGAATGCGCCCGGCATTATTGATAAGCACATCAAGTTTGCCGAAATGGCTGACCGCCAGTTCGACCGCGCGCTCCGCCGAGCCGTCCACGGAAATATCCGCCGCCAGCGGCACAATATTCTTCTGCGCCAGCGCATTGACCTCAGGGTTGATATCTTCGGCGATAATCTTCGCGCCGCGCTGGTGAAACAACGTCACCAGGGCTTTACCGATCCCGCTCGCCGCGCCCGTTACGATAACTACATTGTTTTCAAATTCATTTTGTAAAGACATTGTTTTTCTCCGGTGTTATGTGGAGCGTTAGTTATAAAAGACGTGGAAAAAGGGGCGGCGGGGGTTTTGCTGAGACTGTTGCGATTTTGCGTTTACTTTGGGCCGTCCATGACAGCGCGCGGCGATTATGAGAAGGTAGACAGATAAATCATGCTACACACAGGGACAATAACCATGGCAGGGAATCTTCTCATCTGGCTGATATCGTCGGCGTTGTTGCTGGCGTATTTCTGGTTTGTGACGCTCAGAAAACCGTTTAAAACGGTGGGTAAGCACTTTCTTATTCTGCTCGGCGTCCATCTGGCGCTCAGTATCACCGCCATTCAGTTAAAAAAATCGGGCCATTTTTTGCCAGCCGAATACCGCACGGCGGGACTGTGGTTTATCAAAAGCTATATGGCAGTAGTTGCGGTGTTAATGATTAATTTTTTCGCGTCGCTGGCCGGGCAGGGTGTCGCGAAAATGGCCGCGTTTCATGAAAAATATAACGCCGACAATCTGCACCGTCAGCCGCTACGCGCCTTTCTGCGCCATCAGTCCGGTATCGTCTGGGGATACAGAGCGCTGTTTATCGCTGGCGGGATTTACATGCTGTGGGCGCTCTGCTTCCGGATGGGGTTGTAGGCCGCAAGTCGCCCCCTTAAATTTCGCAGGTTCGCAAGCGCTTTTTTTTATGAAAGAAAAATAAAATTTTATTACCGCTAAAAAACATCGTAGCGAAAGTAACCGATTATTTTGACGGATTGAATGAAAAAGCGCCGATATCTGTCGCTCACTGCGCTGACCAGAATCGATGAATAAGATAAAACTTAACCATCATCATAATTTTTCATAAAATCCGCGTTAAAAATGTCTGCGGGCCGTGAGCTTCAGCGTAAACTGCGTTTTCGCCAGGGATGCTACGTAAATACCAGACTGGAGGTGAATATGTATTCCTTTATCGCCAGGCAGCCCATCTTTGACGCCGCGCTAAATACCGTCGCGTATGAGCTGCTTTATCGCAATGGATTGACCAATACGTTTCCGCTGGTGACGGAAGAATACGCCACCAACCATCTGCTTGCGGAGCAGTTCCTCGTCACGCCGCTGCAACGCCTGGTGGGGCAACATACATCATATATTAATTTTCCTCATGAGATGATCGTCAACGGCCTGGCGCAAACGCTGCCAGCGGAAAAGGTGGTTATCGAAATTCACCAGAATGCGGCCCCGGAACCCGAGCTGTTAAAGATGGTGCGTGAGATGTACTACAAAGGGTTTCGTTTCGCGCTCGATAACTTCCGCCTCAGCGACGCATGGGCGAATTTTCTGCCGTATGTCACCATTATTAAGTTCGATATTCAGGCATTAACACCACAGGAAGTGTCAGCCTTTATCCGTGACAATAATATCAGCCAGCGTAAATTACTGGCGGAAAAAGTCGAAACTCGCGAACAGTTTAACCTTTACAAAGAGATGGGGTTCCAGCGTTTCCAGGGGTATTTTTACGGCGAACCGGAAATGATTAAGACCCGTAAACTGCCGGAGCAGCAGATGTTTATTCTGCAACTGCTGAATGAAGTGGTGTCGGCAAACCCGGATATGCGCAAAATAGAAGAGCTGATCAGCCGCGATGTGGCGATTACGTATAAGCTGATGCGCTATGTCAATAACATTAAATATAAGATTAATCATCACGCCAACGCGGATGTTCTGCCCTTTCGCAATATTCTCTATTTCTTAGGATTAAGCGAGCTGCGCCGCTTTATCGCGATCCTGGCGGTGACGCACAGCAGCGAACCGGCGGTGACGGAGCTCTTTAACTACAGCCTCGCCTGCGGGCGATTCTGCGAAATGGCGGTAGCGCACACGGGCGCCGAGATCGATGAAAACGACGCCTTTATCGCCGGGCTGTTTTCGCGGCTGGATATTATCCTCAGCGTGCCGATGGCGGTATTGATTGAGCAGATAACCGTACCGGCAATTGTGCGCGAGGCGCTCTTAAACCGTGGCGGCACGCTCGGCGCGCTGCTGAATCTCTATGAAGGCTATGAGCAGAATCACTGGCAGGGCGTTACGCAGGGGATGAAACAGCTCAATATGAGCGAAGCGCAGGTGACGCAACTCTTCCTCGAAGCGGTGGAGTGGGGCGACAGAATTATTTAATCCCGGCACCGCCGCCTGAGTCTGCCCGGTTGCGGTGCCAAACGTGCAACTTCCGGCATTATGCCTGCGGCACGTCTGTCAGCGAAAAGTAAACCTCAAGCCCGTGCTCGCGGGCGATCTCCACATCGCGGTCCGCCCCCGTAGAGCTGCCCGGCAGGCGTAGCACCGCGTCGCATTTCGCCACCAGACGGTGCGCGACGGGATATAAAAACCGTTCGCTTATCGCATCGCCCGGTTTTTCGCTGCCTGCGGCCTGGGCGAGCGGCAGCGCGAGCCATTCGCCAATGACCGGCACGTGGCCGCGTTCAAACAGCGCGAGCGCCGCCTGTTCGAGGCGCGCCAGATTCTGGCGCATCAGGGTTTCATCGCCGTTCGTGCCGCTGCGCCACGGGCCTGCCACCAGTATCATTTTGCTCATGGTTTTCTCCTTAGACTATCGCGTTCAGCGCCGCGTATTGCAGCAGCATGATGGTTTTGGCATCGACAATCTCACCGTCGCGTACCGCGCGCAGCGCGTCATCAATGGGCATTTTCACCACCTCAATATCCTCGCCCTCATCCGCGACGCCGCCGCCGGTGCCGCTCCGCCGCGCCGGATCGTATTCGCCGATAAAGAAATAGAGTTTTTCCGTGACCGAGCCGGGGCTCATATAGGCTTCAAACACTTTCTCGACGTTATCCACCAGATAGCCGGTCTCTTCTTCGGCTTCGGCCCGGATGCGCGTTTCGGGATCGGCTTCATCCAGCAGGCCCGCTGCCGTTTCGGTTAGTAAGGTATTGTAACCGTTGAGGAAAACTGGCAGCCGAAACTGGCGGGTGAGAATGACGCAGCGCTCGGCGCGGTTATACAGCAGGATGGTGGCGCCGTTGCCGCGATCGTAGGCTTCGCGGCTCTGGCGCTGCCACTGACCGTCGCGGCGCTGGTAATCAAAGGTATATTTTTTCAGCACATACCAGTCATCTGACAGGGTTTGCGTTTCGATGATGCGTACTTTTTCACGAACAGATGGCATGATGACCTCTCCACAGGTAGAATTGGCAACATAACGTGCATATTCGTGCATGGTCAAGAAAATTCGTGCAACAGGAACCGGCATGCTGACGTCACAACGTAAGAAGCTCATTCTGGAAAAGCTGGCGGCGGAAGGGCAGGTGCAGTCCCGCGCGCTCAGCGAGTGGTTTAACGTCTCCGAAGATACGATCCGGCGCGATCTGCGGGAACTCTCCGCCGAAGGCCGTCTGCAACGGGTGCATGGCGGGGCGTTGCCCGCCTCAGCGGCAGTGGTGGATTACGCCGGG
Encoded proteins:
- the nudK gene encoding GDP-mannose pyrophosphatase nudK, with product MPSVREKVRIIETQTLSDDWYVLKKYTFDYQRRDGQWQRQSREAYDRGNGATILLYNRAERCVILTRQFRLPVFLNGYNTLLTETAAGLLDEADPETRIRAEAEEETGYLVDNVEKVFEAYMSPGSVTEKLYFFIGEYDPARRSGTGGGVADEGEDIEVVKMPIDDALRAVRDGEIVDAKTIMLLQYAALNAIV